From one Agathobaculum sp. NTUH-O15-33 genomic stretch:
- a CDS encoding BppU family phage baseplate upper protein produces MLVETHNILLDVTDPRVLDTALTLVRNDVKANVLHIQLAGVDDWSNVTGIIKYLRSDGSCIIDDVAITSGYVDHVVPVAALNVAGEVRCEVALMRDGARATTNQIIFTVRADIDSDGVKADDRFPVLEKALEQIKEIDSVAILNAEKERGTAEQQRQANEVERQRQEEQREADHAEMLVWEPYDPETQYQTNNKVSLNGSSYACKVPCRGIMPPDDRCWVLIAARGDKGERGKDGKVGKTGEQGPQGLRGDSGITTPVDGFYTLYVNDDGDLIARYPASADAPPLSIRDGLLILTV; encoded by the coding sequence ATGCTGGTTGAAACACACAACATATTACTTGATGTGACCGACCCGCGCGTGCTGGATACCGCGCTGACGCTGGTACGAAACGATGTTAAAGCCAACGTGCTGCATATACAACTTGCGGGCGTAGATGATTGGTCTAACGTTACGGGCATCATCAAGTATTTACGATCCGACGGGTCGTGCATTATAGATGATGTGGCGATCACAAGCGGGTATGTCGATCATGTTGTTCCGGTCGCCGCGCTGAATGTGGCGGGCGAGGTGCGGTGCGAGGTTGCGCTAATGCGCGATGGCGCGCGAGCCACAACAAACCAAATCATTTTCACCGTGCGCGCGGATATTGACAGCGACGGCGTGAAAGCTGATGATCGGTTCCCGGTGTTGGAAAAAGCACTGGAACAAATTAAAGAAATCGACAGCGTAGCGATACTGAATGCGGAAAAAGAACGCGGAACTGCCGAGCAACAACGCCAAGCCAACGAGGTGGAGCGTCAAAGGCAAGAAGAGCAGCGGGAGGCAGACCACGCCGAGATGCTGGTCTGGGAGCCATACGACCCGGAGACGCAATACCAGACAAACAACAAGGTATCGCTTAACGGATCAAGCTACGCGTGCAAGGTGCCATGCCGGGGCATTATGCCGCCGGATGATAGGTGCTGGGTGCTGATCGCGGCGAGGGGAGATAAGGGCGAGCGGGGTAAGGATGGAAAGGTAGGCAAAACCGGAGAACAAGGGCCGCAAGGTTTGCGCGGCGATAGCGGCATCACAACGCCCGTAGACGGCTTTTACACGCTGTACGTCAACGATGATGGAGACTTAATAGCGCGCTATCCTGCCAGCGCAGATGCGCCGCCGTTGTCGATTCGTGACGGCCTACTAATACTTACGGTCTAG
- a CDS encoding phage holin, whose protein sequence is MNIKVRIKNPVFWVQILGGVLLTALGYNAMQPQDLTTWAGLWELLKGVALNPYLLGLCVWNAWSALNDPTTSGVTDSDRAKGYDKPLER, encoded by the coding sequence ATGAATATTAAAGTAAGAATTAAGAACCCCGTATTCTGGGTGCAGATTTTGGGTGGCGTATTGCTGACGGCGCTAGGCTATAACGCTATGCAGCCGCAGGACTTGACCACGTGGGCAGGACTTTGGGAGCTGCTAAAGGGCGTTGCGTTAAATCCGTATTTACTTGGCCTGTGCGTCTGGAATGCGTGGTCGGCGCTAAACGACCCCACAACCAGCGGCGTTACGGACAGCGACCGAGCCAAGGGCTACGACAAGCCCCTAGAGAGGTGA
- a CDS encoding N-acetylmuramoyl-L-alanine amidase — MKTVLIISGHGGTPYDPGAGGCGEVEAVQTRVVAQMIYDAMRKVGGLCPVLYDTKKDAYKVLRGGGSLPLVGVDYVIECHLNACVNDERGDGHTTGTEVLVHTSEKGVAVEEAIARRIAAFGLKNRGVKRRGDLLVMNTVKRHGISHALIEFCFIDDRDDMNVFLPNREKIARAVVAGVCEGFGIEYEEDTEMSTQEMKKMIREEIEAYMGEREAKPVSKYAEGAWDRATRAGITDGTMPRGFSTREQDIVLLDRCGLIGK, encoded by the coding sequence GTGAAAACCGTACTTATTATTTCCGGTCACGGCGGCACGCCATACGACCCCGGCGCGGGCGGCTGCGGCGAGGTTGAAGCCGTGCAGACGCGCGTAGTGGCGCAGATGATCTATGATGCAATGCGTAAGGTGGGCGGGTTGTGTCCTGTTCTATACGACACAAAAAAAGATGCATATAAGGTGCTGCGCGGGGGCGGCAGCTTGCCTCTGGTGGGCGTAGACTATGTGATTGAATGCCATCTGAACGCCTGCGTCAACGACGAGCGCGGCGACGGGCACACGACGGGAACCGAAGTGCTGGTACATACCAGCGAAAAGGGCGTGGCCGTGGAAGAAGCAATCGCGCGTCGAATCGCGGCGTTTGGTCTGAAAAATCGCGGTGTGAAGCGCCGGGGTGATCTTCTGGTGATGAACACCGTCAAGCGGCACGGCATCAGTCACGCGCTGATTGAATTTTGTTTTATCGACGACCGGGACGACATGAACGTTTTCTTGCCAAACCGTGAGAAGATCGCGCGGGCGGTTGTGGCTGGTGTATGTGAAGGATTTGGAATTGAATATGAGGAGGACACCGAAATGAGCACACAAGAAATGAAGAAGATGATCCGCGAGGAGATCGAAGCCTACATGGGCGAGCGGGAAGCAAAGCCCGTAAGCAAGTATGCGGAGGGCGCATGGGATAGGGCAACGAGAGCCGGGATCACGGACGGCACTATGCCGCGCGGGTTCTCCACGCGCGAGCAGGATATCGTACTGCTTGATCGATGCGGACTGATCGGGAAGTGA
- the cas7c gene encoding type I-C CRISPR-associated protein Cas7/Csd2, whose translation MNRIDFMGVIIVDGANPNGDPTNGNRPRTDYEGLGEITSVCIKRKIRNRLQDDGQRIFVQSNERSDDGCKSLDMRLKTTPGFDKKMSRDTIRDICCQHWFDVRAFGQVFAFKGTGDASVPVRGPVTISFAKSLTPVFFRDYAVTRSVNAEETGDKRASDTFGNKSIVDRGVYVFHGGIHPQLAEKTGFSDDDVPILKRAILHMFNGDESSFRPAGSMELHRLFWWEHDCRNGVCSPARVFRSVSISPSDQWPFYDVDMQAEGTRITMEEYVCGELVK comes from the coding sequence ATGAACCGAATTGACTTCATGGGTGTTATCATTGTAGACGGCGCAAACCCGAACGGCGACCCCACGAACGGCAACCGCCCCCGCACCGATTACGAAGGTTTGGGGGAAATAACATCCGTCTGCATCAAGCGCAAAATTCGCAACCGGCTACAAGACGACGGCCAGCGCATCTTCGTACAGTCGAATGAACGCAGCGATGACGGATGCAAAAGCCTTGATATGCGTCTAAAAACCACGCCGGGCTTTGATAAAAAAATGAGCAGAGATACTATACGAGATATCTGCTGTCAACATTGGTTTGATGTTCGCGCATTTGGCCAAGTATTCGCCTTCAAGGGTACCGGCGACGCTTCGGTTCCCGTGCGTGGGCCAGTGACCATATCATTTGCAAAATCGCTTACGCCTGTGTTTTTCCGTGATTATGCAGTAACTCGTAGCGTTAACGCGGAAGAAACGGGCGACAAGCGTGCATCTGATACATTCGGCAATAAGTCCATTGTAGATCGCGGTGTTTACGTGTTTCACGGCGGCATTCATCCGCAACTTGCCGAAAAGACAGGTTTTTCAGATGATGATGTGCCCATACTAAAACGCGCCATTCTGCACATGTTTAATGGCGACGAATCTAGTTTTCGACCAGCGGGCAGTATGGAATTGCACCGCCTGTTCTGGTGGGAACACGATTGCCGGAATGGCGTTTGCTCCCCTGCGCGCGTATTTCGTAGCGTTTCGATTTCGCCGTCCGACCAGTGGCCGTTTTACGATGTGGACATGCAGGCCGAAGGCACGCGTATAACAATGGAAGAATACGTTTGCGGTGAATTGGTCAAATAA
- a CDS encoding helix-turn-helix domain-containing protein has protein sequence MTYKKYYDLIRDAMECESAEQFIGEVGCPEWAPEDANQFVADLTNIWDVAHMSIKDMRAAVGMTQAKFAERFAIPLRTIENWETRGGRAEYDRLMMADVLGLVTVTRVMEDEDDQE, from the coding sequence ATGACGTACAAAAAGTACTACGATTTAATCCGCGACGCAATGGAATGCGAAAGCGCGGAGCAGTTTATTGGTGAAGTCGGGTGCCCTGAGTGGGCACCCGAAGATGCCAACCAGTTTGTTGCTGACCTAACAAACATTTGGGATGTCGCGCATATGTCGATCAAAGACATGCGTGCAGCCGTAGGAATGACACAAGCAAAATTTGCTGAACGCTTCGCCATTCCGCTCCGCACTATTGAAAATTGGGAAACACGTGGCGGTCGCGCGGAATACGACCGTTTGATGATGGCCGATGTGCTGGGGTTGGTCACCGTAACCCGCGTAATGGAAGACGAGGACGATCAGGAATGA
- a CDS encoding BlaI/MecI/CopY family transcriptional regulator, which produces MQKLKLSNTEEYLMNIFWAENAPLTSADLVRLSEEKEWSSAYIHRMLASLKTKKFIATCGVTQEDNHYSRLFKPCFSKDEYIVKILKEKNVGTASFGKIAMGLVKKATGKKAEEQNKKLVADLQDMIDQFRGKIEEIEGGSNSE; this is translated from the coding sequence ATGCAAAAACTGAAATTGTCCAACACGGAAGAATATTTGATGAATATATTCTGGGCGGAGAATGCTCCGCTTACAAGCGCCGATCTAGTGCGGTTATCAGAAGAAAAGGAGTGGAGCAGCGCCTATATCCATAGAATGCTTGCATCGCTGAAAACAAAAAAGTTTATAGCAACGTGCGGTGTGACACAGGAAGACAATCATTACTCACGGCTATTTAAGCCGTGTTTTAGCAAGGACGAGTATATAGTAAAAATTCTCAAGGAAAAGAACGTAGGCACAGCGTCTTTCGGTAAAATTGCAATGGGACTTGTGAAAAAAGCGACGGGTAAAAAGGCGGAGGAACAAAATAAAAAACTGGTAGCCGACCTTCAGGATATGATAGATCAGTTCAGGGGAAAGATTGAAGAAATCGAGGGCGGCAGTAATTCGGAATGA
- a CDS encoding M56 family metallopeptidase, which yields MKITLFSFFSAIFWSGILIIAIYFLRKTQYKRYFGMFTIVLLYLFCAVRMFFPLEFSHVYIINDQTVYPQIYKALTSDGGFGTGISLLRVVGAVEISVFAFLLIRYIANYHKALKTIKRYAALVRSERTQDILGEIKRLTKKNLDVSVLTVSNIDTPFGFGIFRKMILLPRKDYTDEELRYILLHEYTHLINRDILVKLLVSLFCMFFWWFPVSHLLKRDLEQTLEIKCDLSVSNHLNMSERASYLQTIVNTLNNNKSQNTLPYAATALLAGRKNTNIEVRERFKMVTNYGTGRIRHVINVLIVCVFGLLLILSYSVISQPSFEAPESTEPDAVDFDPSNAYIQREADGYWLYIDDIPQVPIKEDEAEFYRNLGFTIIESGDEK from the coding sequence ATGAAAATAACCCTGTTTTCTTTTTTCTCAGCGATTTTTTGGAGTGGCATTTTAATTATTGCGATTTACTTTTTGCGAAAAACACAGTATAAGCGTTATTTTGGCATGTTTACGATCGTCCTGCTGTATTTGTTCTGCGCTGTCAGAATGTTCTTTCCGTTGGAATTTTCGCATGTGTATATCATCAACGACCAGACGGTATATCCGCAAATTTACAAGGCATTGACGAGCGATGGGGGATTCGGAACTGGCATATCCTTGCTTCGCGTTGTGGGTGCGGTGGAAATCAGCGTATTTGCCTTTTTATTAATACGTTATATCGCAAATTACCACAAGGCATTAAAAACCATTAAACGATATGCCGCATTAGTTCGCAGCGAGCGCACGCAAGACATATTGGGTGAGATAAAGCGTCTTACGAAGAAGAACCTTGACGTTTCTGTTCTTACTGTCAGCAATATTGATACGCCGTTTGGGTTTGGTATTTTCCGAAAAATGATATTGCTGCCTCGCAAAGACTATACGGATGAAGAATTGCGCTATATCCTGCTGCATGAATACACGCATCTTATTAATCGGGATATTCTGGTTAAGCTTCTGGTTTCGCTTTTCTGCATGTTTTTCTGGTGGTTTCCGGTATCCCATCTTCTTAAGCGGGACTTGGAACAAACTTTGGAGATTAAGTGCGATCTATCGGTTTCAAATCACTTGAACATGAGCGAGCGAGCCAGTTATCTACAAACGATCGTAAACACACTAAACAATAATAAATCGCAAAATACATTGCCATATGCCGCAACTGCTTTACTTGCTGGCCGCAAAAACACGAATATAGAGGTCAGAGAGCGCTTTAAAATGGTCACAAACTACGGTACGGGAAGGATTCGCCATGTAATAAACGTACTTATTGTATGCGTATTTGGCTTGCTGCTAATCTTGTCCTATTCCGTTATTTCACAACCTAGCTTTGAAGCGCCGGAAAGCACCGAGCCGGATGCAGTAGATTTCGACCCGTCGAACGCTTATATCCAACGCGAGGCGGACGGCTATTGGCTATATATTGACGACATTCCGCAGGTGCCCATAAAAGAGGATGAAGCGGAATTTTACCGCAATTTGGGGTTTACGATTATAGAAAGCGGGGATGAAAAGTGA